Genomic segment of Pasteurella multocida subsp. multocida OH4807:
TTTGAATACGTTGGATCAACGTTCGGCGATCGACATTTGGTCGGTCGGAGTCTAGCATTTTTTGCCAAGTCTGTGCGGCTTTTTGATAATTTCCTTGCACAAATGCTTCGGTAGCAATCAATGATAAGCTTGAAATTTCTTGTGGATCTTCAGTCAATGCTTGATTTAATAATGCCTGTACTGCATCCGTCAATTGTTGCCCTGATTGATAATAAAGTGCTGTCGCTAAAGCACCTAAAATATAGGGTTTATTGCCTAACAAGCCTTGTGCATTTTGGTAAGCAATCATCGCACTATCAAATTCATTATTTTCGATATAGGCTTGTCCCAATGCGAGCCAATTTTCCGCATCATTAGGATCTTGACGCAATTTGTTTTGAATTTGCGTGATTTTATCCTCATTTTGCTTAGAAATCGCTTGTTCCATTAATTGCATTTGTTGCTGTAAAAAAGCCGCTTCTCCTTGCTCGACTTCCGCATAACGAGATAAGGAAAAATAGTACAAACTTGGCAAAGCAATCAATAAGAACGCTAAAAGCACATTCAATTTTAATGAAAAACGCACCGCACTTTTCCCTTCAGTTAATACAAAGTGCGGTTGATTTTGCAATTGTTTTTCATCGTCCAATAAACGCTGCCCCAATTCATCACGCAGTTCTAGGGCTGGATTCATCGCCAATTGCTCACGATATAAGGCAACATTTTTCTGTTGACGATAGTTGCTTTGCCAAGTTTGCCATTTAGCAAAAGGCAACATTAGCAGCACAATAATCAGCAATGCAAAAACTAATAATCCCCACCACATCATTCTTTTTTATCCGTTTGTTCTGTTTGTGTTAATAAGCGTTCAAGTGCATCTTGTTGCGATTTATCGAGCCCTCTATTGGCTTGCACTTGCTTAGATCTTTTTTTGGCATAACGCAACATTAAACCGAATGCCAGCAATAATAAAATCGCAGGCAAGCTCCATAATGCAGCGGTTGTCCATTGGAAAGGGGGTTTATACAACACAAAATTGCCGAAACGTG
This window contains:
- a CDS encoding protein NrfF (COG4235 Cytochrome c biogenesis factor) codes for the protein MMWWGLLVFALLIIVLLMLPFAKWQTWQSNYRQQKNVALYREQLAMNPALELRDELGQRLLDDEKQLQNQPHFVLTEGKSAVRFSLKLNVLLAFLLIALPSLYYFSLSRYAEVEQGEAAFLQQQMQLMEQAISKQNEDKITQIQNKLRQDPNDAENWLALGQAYIENNEFDSAMIAYQNAQGLLGNKPYILGALATALYYQSGQQLTDAVQALLNQALTEDPQEISSLSLIATEAFVQGNYQKAAQTWQKMLDSDRPNVDRRTLIQRIQMAEIRQQQSN